The uncultured Desulfobulbus sp. genome window below encodes:
- the uca gene encoding urea carboxylase: MFTKVLVANRGEISCRILRTLRDMNISSVAVYSEVDDHARHVLLADEAFLLGPAPASQSYLDGDKILAIAKECGAEAIHPGYGFLSENAEFARRCEKEGIAFIGPTASQMVDFGLKHRARELAESFQVPLLPGSSLLASAEEAVEEAKRIGYPVMLKSSAGGGGIGMALCETDADLAESFDRIRRLSENNFSDTAIYLEKFIQHARHIEVQIFGDGKGRALVLGDRDCSVQRRNQKVVEETPAPGLGPELREALHQTAQRLAEGVQYRSAGTVEFVYDADAAQFYFLEVNTRLQVEHCVTEEVFGVDLVQWMVELAAGDLPDFSRASEQPQGASIEVRIYAEDPGKKYQPSSGVLTEVVFPEDVRLESWIVRGAEVSAFYDPLLAKLIVNGADRAAAVQALQAALAQCKLAGLETNLLLLQQIAALPAFVSGNYTTRVLDGLTYTAPTISVEVPGMQTTIQDYPGRQGYWAVGVPPSGPMDSLNHRLANRIVGNGAEAATLEMTVQGPTLSFNTDALIALTGADMQARLDGQPVERFQPLAVQAGAVLSLSVSQEGQRAYLAVRGGFDVPEYMGSRSTFTLGQFGGHGGRSLKTGDVLRVGASIEREPQSVPAESQPIFPTTWEIGVLYGPHGAPDFFIDEDMATFFATDWEVHYNSSRTGVRLIGPSPQWARSDGGEAGLHPSNIHDNAYAIGAVDFTGDMPVILGPDGPSLGGFVCPVTVVQAELWKVGQLRPGDRLRFKRITLARAEELEAQQESFIHNLLAHKNISLEDPAGAEEPAILAEANHHGDRVLYRRAGDKYLLLEYGALELDLRLRLHVHALMLALEKRQVPGIIDITPGIRSLQLHYDNRLLALSKLLELLEELEEEITGFEDWDIPARVVSLPLSWDDAATHTAIDKYMQSVRPDAPWCPSNIEFIRRINSLDSIEDVKETLFNASYLVMGLGDVYLGAPVATPLDPRHRLVTTKYNPARTWTPENAVGIGGAYLCVYGMEGPGGYQFVGRTVQMWNRYNTTREFEAGKPWLLRFFDQIRFYPVSHEELMQMRHDFPHGAAGLKIEKTSFNLSQYQSFLDQNQDSIATFKKRQQHAFEAERQAWIANGQLNFHSEEPLESEPEESVALLEGCAPVVSPVAGSIWKLQVEAETAVQAGDTIAIVECMKMEISLKAHCSGVVKQILCAEGERVAAGQCLASLLPEEV; this comes from the coding sequence GATTTTGGCCTGAAACATCGGGCCCGTGAGTTGGCTGAGAGCTTTCAAGTTCCCCTATTACCTGGCTCCTCGTTGCTTGCTTCCGCTGAAGAGGCCGTTGAGGAAGCCAAGCGTATTGGTTACCCGGTCATGCTCAAGTCCAGTGCTGGTGGCGGTGGCATCGGGATGGCGCTGTGCGAGACTGATGCGGACCTGGCCGAGTCCTTTGATCGTATTCGCAGGCTCTCGGAAAACAACTTCAGCGATACCGCAATCTATCTCGAGAAGTTTATTCAGCATGCCCGTCATATCGAAGTCCAGATCTTTGGTGATGGCAAGGGCAGGGCGTTGGTGCTGGGAGATCGGGACTGCTCGGTACAACGGCGAAATCAGAAGGTAGTGGAAGAAACTCCGGCACCTGGGCTTGGACCAGAATTGCGCGAAGCACTCCATCAGACCGCACAGCGCTTGGCCGAAGGCGTCCAGTACCGATCTGCGGGGACGGTGGAGTTTGTCTACGATGCCGATGCAGCCCAGTTCTATTTTCTTGAGGTTAATACCCGGCTCCAGGTGGAGCACTGTGTGACCGAGGAGGTCTTTGGCGTGGATCTGGTGCAGTGGATGGTAGAGTTGGCCGCCGGTGATCTCCCCGATTTTTCTCGAGCCAGCGAGCAACCGCAGGGTGCCTCCATCGAGGTGCGGATCTATGCCGAGGATCCGGGCAAAAAGTATCAGCCCAGCTCCGGAGTGCTCACCGAGGTGGTTTTTCCCGAGGATGTGCGTCTGGAGAGTTGGATTGTCCGCGGTGCTGAGGTCAGTGCCTTCTATGATCCACTGTTGGCAAAGTTGATCGTCAATGGAGCTGACCGTGCTGCCGCAGTCCAGGCCTTACAGGCAGCCTTGGCTCAGTGCAAACTTGCCGGTCTGGAAACAAATCTCCTGCTCCTGCAGCAGATCGCCGCCTTGCCCGCCTTTGTCAGCGGCAATTATACCACCCGCGTGCTTGATGGACTGACCTACACAGCGCCAACCATTAGCGTTGAAGTTCCTGGAATGCAGACCACCATTCAGGATTATCCGGGACGTCAGGGCTACTGGGCGGTCGGTGTTCCCCCATCCGGCCCCATGGACAGCCTTAATCATCGTCTGGCCAACCGCATTGTCGGTAACGGTGCAGAGGCAGCCACCCTGGAGATGACCGTACAGGGCCCGACGCTGAGTTTTAATACCGATGCCTTGATTGCGCTTACCGGTGCGGACATGCAGGCCCGGCTTGATGGTCAGCCTGTCGAGCGCTTTCAGCCGCTAGCTGTGCAGGCGGGCGCAGTGCTCAGCCTCAGTGTCAGCCAGGAAGGGCAGCGGGCCTATCTGGCAGTACGCGGTGGTTTTGATGTGCCCGAGTATATGGGCAGCCGTTCCACCTTTACTCTGGGACAATTCGGTGGCCACGGCGGCCGCAGTCTCAAGACCGGTGACGTGCTGCGTGTGGGGGCAAGTATCGAGCGTGAACCGCAAAGTGTACCGGCCGAGAGTCAACCCATTTTTCCCACCACCTGGGAGATCGGCGTCTTGTATGGCCCCCATGGCGCACCCGATTTCTTCATCGATGAGGATATGGCCACCTTCTTTGCCACTGACTGGGAGGTGCATTACAACTCTTCGCGCACCGGCGTGCGTTTGATCGGACCAAGTCCGCAGTGGGCCCGCTCCGACGGCGGCGAGGCCGGACTGCATCCTTCCAATATTCATGACAACGCTTATGCCATCGGTGCTGTGGATTTTACAGGGGATATGCCTGTTATCCTTGGTCCGGACGGCCCCAGTCTCGGCGGTTTTGTCTGCCCGGTGACCGTGGTCCAGGCGGAGCTGTGGAAGGTGGGACAGTTGCGTCCTGGCGATCGGCTTCGTTTTAAACGGATCACCTTAGCCCGAGCAGAAGAGCTGGAGGCTCAGCAAGAGAGCTTTATCCATAACCTGCTGGCGCATAAAAACATCAGTTTGGAGGACCCTGCTGGGGCTGAAGAACCAGCCATCCTGGCCGAGGCCAATCACCATGGCGATCGGGTTCTCTACCGGCGCGCCGGCGATAAGTATCTGCTCCTTGAATACGGAGCCTTGGAGCTGGATCTGCGCTTGCGACTCCACGTCCATGCCCTGATGCTCGCCCTGGAAAAACGACAGGTGCCGGGCATTATCGATATCACCCCCGGAATCCGTTCGCTCCAGCTCCATTACGACAATCGTCTCCTGGCGCTCTCCAAGCTGCTGGAGCTCCTGGAAGAGCTGGAAGAAGAGATTACCGGTTTTGAGGACTGGGATATTCCGGCACGGGTGGTCTCGCTTCCCTTGAGCTGGGATGATGCCGCAACCCATACCGCCATTGATAAATACATGCAGTCGGTACGACCGGATGCACCCTGGTGTCCCTCAAACATCGAGTTTATTCGCCGGATCAACAGCCTTGACTCCATTGAGGATGTCAAAGAGACGCTGTTTAACGCCAGCTACCTGGTCATGGGGCTGGGAGATGTCTACCTGGGCGCACCGGTGGCGACGCCGCTTGATCCGCGCCATCGTCTGGTGACCACCAAGTACAATCCGGCTCGTACCTGGACTCCGGAGAATGCCGTGGGTATCGGCGGGGCCTACCTCTGTGTCTATGGTATGGAGGGGCCTGGAGGCTATCAGTTTGTCGGGCGGACAGTACAGATGTGGAATCGCTACAACACCACACGCGAGTTTGAAGCGGGTAAGCCTTGGCTGCTGCGATTTTTTGATCAGATCAGATTTTATCCGGTGAGTCATGAGGAACTGATGCAGATGCGCCACGATTTTCCCCATGGGGCAGCAGGGCTCAAGATCGAAAAGACCAGTTTTAACCTGAGCCAGTACCAGAGTTTTCTTGATCAGAATCAGGATTCAATAGCCACCTTTAAAAAACGGCAGCAGCATGCCTTTGAGGCCGAGCGTCAGGCCTGGATCGCCAACGGCCAGCTCAACTTCCATTCAGAGGAACCCCTGGAGAGTGAACCCGAAGAAAGTGTGGCGCTGCTTGAGGGGTGTGCACCGGTTGTCAGCCCGGTGGCGGGAAGTATATGGAAGTTGCAGGTAGAGGCTGAAACCGCTGTACAGGCGGGCGACACTATCGCCATTGTCGAGTGCATGAAGATGGAGATCAGCCTCAAGGCACACTGTAGTGGCGTCGTCAAGCAGATTCTTTGCGCAGAAGGGGAGCGGGTGGCCGCCGGACAGTGTCTGGCCAGCCTCCTGCCCGAGGAGGTCTGA